From Mauremys mutica isolate MM-2020 ecotype Southern chromosome 17, ASM2049712v1, whole genome shotgun sequence, one genomic window encodes:
- the LOC123351674 gene encoding T-lymphocyte surface antigen Ly-9-like isoform X3 → MGLARARLPLLAVLALALRAPDLGLIQALTPHRQVNGILGGSVVLSVDLSPEKELKEIEWSFSNGSGVMIQLAEFSGGKFERPDPSDRFKQRLEKYNKTSLRIKALELDDSGVYGARIKIQPAIVEDQAFLLAVYEPVPVPEIKSHSLSSTAAGCNVTLQCQVSGREKVNVSWSSGNPPRDLGDLERYQLTPDGRTLRLSLQPDLLNSTFTCTASNPVDQKNVSLYLQSICQSGGAAPSPCHWKAIIGALFLGLEISAMVPVTLLHRKML, encoded by the exons ATGGGCTTGGCCCGCGCTCGGCTCCCCCTGCTTGCAGTCCTGGCTCTAGCTCTCCGAGCCCCAG ATCTTGGATTAATCCAAGCACTGACTCCCCACCGCCAGGTGAATGGGATTCTGGGAGGATCGGTCGTGCTGTCTGTGGATCTATCCCCTGAGAAAGAGCTGAAAGAAATTGAATGGAGCTTTAGTAATGGGTCAGGTGTGATGATCCAGCTGGCTGAGTTCAGTGGGGGGAAGTTTGAGCGACCCGATCCCAGCGACAGATTTAAGCAGAGGCTAGAAAAGTACAACAAGACCTCGCTGAGGATCAAGGCTCTGGAGCTGGACGATAGCGGAGTTTATGGGGCCCGGATTAAGATACAACCAGCAATTGTGGAGGATCAGGCCTTTCTCCTCGCGGTCTATG AGCCTGTTCCAGTGCCGGAGATAAAGAGTCACTCGCTCTCCAGCACGGCAGCTGGGTGCAATGTCACTCTGCAGTGTCAGGTGTCTGGCAGGGAAAAGGTTAACGTCTCCTGGAGTAGCGGGAACCCACCCCGAGACCTGGGTGATTTGGAGCGGTACCAGCTCACTCCTGATGGCAGGACCCTCCGCCTGTCTCTGCAGCCCGACCTCCTGAACTCTACATTCACCTGCACGGCCAGCAACCCAGTGGACCAGAAAAACGTCTCTCTTTACCTGCAGAGCATCTGTCAAAGCGGAG GAGCGGCTCCCAGTCCTTGTCATTGGAAAGCCATTATTGGGGCGCTGTTCCTGGGACTCGAGATCAGTGCCATGGTTCCTGTGACCCTGCTGCACAGAAAAATGCTGTAA
- the LOC123351674 gene encoding T-lymphocyte surface antigen Ly-9-like isoform X2 — MGRAIVGRSHRPLCEIHPSVHEQVLSKPVKSAQGVWEGHTGSNALERSCKGRGDLGLIQALTPHRQVNGILGGSVVLSVDLSPEKELKEIEWSFSNGSGVMIQLAEFSGGKFERPDPSDRFKQRLEKYNKTSLRIKALELDDSGVYGARIKIQPAIVEDQAFLLAVYEPVPVPEIKSHSLSSTAAGCNVTLQCQVSGREKVNVSWSSGNPPRDLGDLERYQLTPDGRTLRLSLQPDLLNSTFTCTASNPVDQKNVSLYLQSICQSGGAAPSPCHWKAIIGALFLGLEISAMVPVTLLHRKML, encoded by the exons GTGTGCATGAGCAAGTGCTGAGCAAGCCAGTTAAATCTGCACAGGGAGTCTGGGAAGGACACACTGGATCCAACGCACTGGAGAGAAGTTGCAAAGGACGAGGGG ATCTTGGATTAATCCAAGCACTGACTCCCCACCGCCAGGTGAATGGGATTCTGGGAGGATCGGTCGTGCTGTCTGTGGATCTATCCCCTGAGAAAGAGCTGAAAGAAATTGAATGGAGCTTTAGTAATGGGTCAGGTGTGATGATCCAGCTGGCTGAGTTCAGTGGGGGGAAGTTTGAGCGACCCGATCCCAGCGACAGATTTAAGCAGAGGCTAGAAAAGTACAACAAGACCTCGCTGAGGATCAAGGCTCTGGAGCTGGACGATAGCGGAGTTTATGGGGCCCGGATTAAGATACAACCAGCAATTGTGGAGGATCAGGCCTTTCTCCTCGCGGTCTATG AGCCTGTTCCAGTGCCGGAGATAAAGAGTCACTCGCTCTCCAGCACGGCAGCTGGGTGCAATGTCACTCTGCAGTGTCAGGTGTCTGGCAGGGAAAAGGTTAACGTCTCCTGGAGTAGCGGGAACCCACCCCGAGACCTGGGTGATTTGGAGCGGTACCAGCTCACTCCTGATGGCAGGACCCTCCGCCTGTCTCTGCAGCCCGACCTCCTGAACTCTACATTCACCTGCACGGCCAGCAACCCAGTGGACCAGAAAAACGTCTCTCTTTACCTGCAGAGCATCTGTCAAAGCGGAG GAGCGGCTCCCAGTCCTTGTCATTGGAAAGCCATTATTGGGGCGCTGTTCCTGGGACTCGAGATCAGTGCCATGGTTCCTGTGACCCTGCTGCACAGAAAAATGCTGTAA
- the LOC123351674 gene encoding T-lymphocyte surface antigen Ly-9-like isoform X1 has product MGLCCSRLSLLTLLSLLLSSAGVHEQVLSKPVKSAQGVWEGHTGSNALERSCKGRGDLGLIQALTPHRQVNGILGGSVVLSVDLSPEKELKEIEWSFSNGSGVMIQLAEFSGGKFERPDPSDRFKQRLEKYNKTSLRIKALELDDSGVYGARIKIQPAIVEDQAFLLAVYEPVPVPEIKSHSLSSTAAGCNVTLQCQVSGREKVNVSWSSGNPPRDLGDLERYQLTPDGRTLRLSLQPDLLNSTFTCTASNPVDQKNVSLYLQSICQSGGAAPSPCHWKAIIGALFLGLEISAMVPVTLLHRKML; this is encoded by the exons ATGGGGCTGTGCTGCTCTCGGCTCAGCCTGCTCACTCTCTTGTCTTTGCTGCTCTCGTCCGCAGGTGTGCATGAGCAAGTGCTGAGCAAGCCAGTTAAATCTGCACAGGGAGTCTGGGAAGGACACACTGGATCCAACGCACTGGAGAGAAGTTGCAAAGGACGAGGGG ATCTTGGATTAATCCAAGCACTGACTCCCCACCGCCAGGTGAATGGGATTCTGGGAGGATCGGTCGTGCTGTCTGTGGATCTATCCCCTGAGAAAGAGCTGAAAGAAATTGAATGGAGCTTTAGTAATGGGTCAGGTGTGATGATCCAGCTGGCTGAGTTCAGTGGGGGGAAGTTTGAGCGACCCGATCCCAGCGACAGATTTAAGCAGAGGCTAGAAAAGTACAACAAGACCTCGCTGAGGATCAAGGCTCTGGAGCTGGACGATAGCGGAGTTTATGGGGCCCGGATTAAGATACAACCAGCAATTGTGGAGGATCAGGCCTTTCTCCTCGCGGTCTATG AGCCTGTTCCAGTGCCGGAGATAAAGAGTCACTCGCTCTCCAGCACGGCAGCTGGGTGCAATGTCACTCTGCAGTGTCAGGTGTCTGGCAGGGAAAAGGTTAACGTCTCCTGGAGTAGCGGGAACCCACCCCGAGACCTGGGTGATTTGGAGCGGTACCAGCTCACTCCTGATGGCAGGACCCTCCGCCTGTCTCTGCAGCCCGACCTCCTGAACTCTACATTCACCTGCACGGCCAGCAACCCAGTGGACCAGAAAAACGTCTCTCTTTACCTGCAGAGCATCTGTCAAAGCGGAG GAGCGGCTCCCAGTCCTTGTCATTGGAAAGCCATTATTGGGGCGCTGTTCCTGGGACTCGAGATCAGTGCCATGGTTCCTGTGACCCTGCTGCACAGAAAAATGCTGTAA